A window of the Pseudomonas fluorescens genome harbors these coding sequences:
- a CDS encoding non-ribosomal peptide synthetase has product MNDVSMDAQDPGFALTPEQQALLERLSTTATCGEALRWLSLVIDGDLDPQRLQVALDAVLAQQPMLLARLVKVAGFHGWRQRAEGAERFPLTVQAGEQSADEVRAQIKEWADRAFVIGESQNTQAVLYRLAPQQWQLVLGVARHSADEPTLKLIRQHLQQAYGQAPATEEDEAGEFAQYLEWRSEVVLDEDAATARTYWQTHLHGVQADTATPWLASRISGDASAADAQQSLTLEPALRDGLQRLADTLEQPVTTLLQGAWWVLLARLSGREQMLVGVRHDSRADYDYFAGATGVFEKTLPLHVALPGTTTFSQWLVELNASLEEQRTWQEYWAPELAAEAARPAYGFALGHTPRTETVGGLRWAPAPVALVERDAFEWSLKVELNDAGGLEALRLNFAGDRYSTAAARTVLEQFSVLLASIVARPQAELAQLELLGAAETRRLLGINPAMQALADNRYLPQRIADWAIQTPNAIALTDRQQQLSYRQLQEQVERLAQGLIAQGLGRETIVALALPRSTDLVIAMLAAWRIGAAYLPLDVQWPQARQALMLEQAGASLLLTDAAHLGGWEGQPLKASTLAEVSGAADAPLPALETRGNDIAYVLFTSGSTGVPKGVVIEHRQLLNYTAQASQALDLASCRNVGFSSTVAADLGNTALFGALFNGATLHVASDEQMQDGALFADYLQQQQIDCLKIVPSHLAALLDGERATVPGTLILGGEPIAAPLIERIARLRSDCRVFNHYGPTEATVGVLVHPLSLSGDVSDCAALSQVLGNNQVYVLDADLRLAPTGVIGELYLGGAQLCRGYLNAPVDAQTFIQSPFDPAQRLYRTGDLARYRPDLSIQLHGRRDQQVKVRGFRIELAEIEAELLRLPQVSEALVLPAASAEQGLLAFVVAQGVASDLPQTLRNELAARLPGVMVPQHLQLLERFPRLANGKIDRKALQQLAASAADDEGQAPRDALEQLLAARMGQLLGLERLGIDRDFFAAGGHSLLVIKLVAGIRKLLQCDVHPGLVFDHPTVASLALALRAVESSPGQLEKLAQVRLRMDAMSPEDKARLAEQARQLQAAKAAQNG; this is encoded by the coding sequence ATGAACGACGTATCGATGGACGCGCAGGATCCGGGTTTCGCCCTGACCCCCGAGCAGCAGGCGCTACTTGAACGGTTGTCGACAACGGCGACTTGCGGTGAGGCGCTGCGCTGGCTGAGTCTGGTCATCGACGGTGATCTCGACCCGCAACGCCTGCAAGTGGCGCTGGACGCGGTGCTGGCACAACAGCCGATGCTGCTGGCGCGGCTGGTCAAGGTGGCGGGCTTCCATGGCTGGCGGCAAAGGGCCGAGGGGGCCGAACGCTTCCCTCTGACGGTGCAGGCCGGCGAGCAGTCGGCAGATGAAGTCCGGGCGCAGATCAAGGAATGGGCAGACCGCGCATTCGTGATCGGTGAATCGCAGAACACCCAGGCCGTGCTGTATCGCCTGGCGCCACAGCAATGGCAACTGGTGCTGGGTGTCGCCCGGCACAGTGCCGATGAACCGACGCTCAAGCTGATCCGCCAGCACCTGCAGCAGGCCTATGGTCAGGCGCCAGCGACGGAAGAGGACGAGGCGGGCGAGTTTGCTCAATACCTGGAATGGCGCAGCGAAGTGGTGCTCGATGAAGACGCGGCCACCGCGCGCACTTACTGGCAGACCCACCTGCACGGCGTGCAGGCTGACACGGCCACGCCATGGCTGGCTTCGCGAATCAGCGGCGACGCTTCGGCAGCTGACGCGCAGCAGTCGTTGACGCTGGAACCCGCGCTGCGTGATGGTTTGCAGCGCCTGGCTGACACGCTGGAACAACCTGTCACCACACTGCTGCAAGGCGCGTGGTGGGTGTTGCTCGCCCGCTTGAGCGGACGTGAGCAGATGCTGGTCGGGGTGCGTCACGACAGCCGGGCCGACTATGACTATTTCGCCGGCGCCACCGGGGTGTTCGAGAAAACCTTGCCGTTGCACGTCGCGTTGCCGGGTACGACAACGTTCAGCCAGTGGCTGGTCGAGCTGAACGCCTCGCTGGAAGAGCAACGCACGTGGCAGGAATACTGGGCACCGGAGCTGGCCGCCGAAGCGGCGCGTCCGGCCTATGGTTTTGCCCTCGGCCACACCCCTCGGACCGAAACGGTCGGCGGCCTGCGCTGGGCGCCGGCTCCTGTTGCGCTCGTTGAACGGGACGCTTTCGAATGGTCGTTGAAGGTCGAACTGAACGACGCTGGCGGCCTGGAAGCATTGCGCCTGAACTTCGCCGGCGACCGTTATTCGACGGCAGCGGCACGAACCGTGCTGGAACAGTTCAGTGTGTTGCTGGCGTCCATCGTCGCCCGGCCGCAGGCCGAACTGGCGCAGCTCGAGCTGCTGGGCGCCGCCGAAACGCGGCGTCTGCTGGGGATCAATCCTGCGATGCAGGCGCTGGCGGACAACCGCTATCTGCCACAACGCATCGCCGACTGGGCGATCCAGACTCCGAATGCCATCGCCTTGACTGACCGCCAGCAACAGCTGAGCTACCGCCAGTTGCAAGAACAGGTCGAACGGTTGGCGCAAGGTCTGATTGCGCAAGGCCTGGGGCGTGAAACCATTGTCGCGCTGGCGCTGCCGCGTTCGACGGATCTGGTAATTGCGATGCTCGCCGCATGGCGCATCGGCGCGGCGTATTTGCCACTCGATGTGCAGTGGCCGCAGGCCCGACAGGCGCTGATGCTGGAACAGGCCGGCGCGAGTTTGTTGCTCACCGATGCCGCGCATCTGGGCGGCTGGGAAGGTCAACCGCTGAAGGCGAGCACGCTGGCCGAGGTGTCCGGGGCGGCAGATGCGCCGCTGCCGGCGCTTGAAACCCGAGGCAACGACATCGCCTATGTGCTGTTCACTTCCGGCTCGACCGGCGTGCCAAAAGGGGTGGTGATCGAGCACCGGCAACTGCTCAACTACACGGCGCAGGCCAGCCAGGCGCTGGATCTCGCGTCGTGCCGCAACGTCGGCTTCAGTTCCACGGTGGCGGCGGACCTGGGCAACACCGCGTTGTTCGGTGCCCTGTTCAACGGTGCGACGCTGCATGTGGCCAGTGATGAGCAGATGCAGGATGGCGCCTTGTTCGCCGACTACCTGCAACAACAGCAGATCGACTGCCTGAAGATCGTGCCTTCGCACCTGGCGGCCTTGCTCGACGGTGAGCGGGCGACGGTGCCGGGCACACTGATTCTGGGTGGCGAACCGATTGCCGCGCCGCTGATCGAGCGCATTGCTCGTCTGCGCAGTGACTGCCGGGTGTTCAACCATTACGGTCCGACCGAAGCCACGGTGGGCGTGCTGGTTCATCCGCTGTCCTTGTCCGGTGACGTTTCGGACTGCGCGGCGTTGAGCCAGGTGCTGGGCAACAATCAGGTTTACGTGCTGGACGCCGATTTGCGGCTGGCGCCAACAGGCGTTATCGGCGAGTTGTATCTGGGCGGCGCGCAGCTGTGCCGGGGCTACCTCAATGCTCCAGTCGATGCACAGACGTTCATTCAGAGCCCGTTCGATCCGGCGCAGCGCCTGTATCGCACCGGTGACCTGGCGCGCTATCGCCCGGATCTGTCGATCCAGTTGCATGGTCGTCGCGATCAGCAGGTCAAGGTGCGCGGGTTCCGCATCGAGCTGGCGGAGATCGAAGCCGAACTGCTGCGTCTGCCGCAGGTGAGCGAAGCCCTGGTATTGCCGGCGGCCTCTGCCGAGCAAGGGCTGCTGGCCTTTGTAGTTGCGCAGGGTGTCGCGAGCGATCTGCCGCAGACGCTGCGCAATGAATTGGCGGCGCGCCTGCCGGGTGTGATGGTGCCGCAACACCTGCAGCTGCTCGAACGCTTCCCGCGGCTGGCCAACGGCAAGATCGATCGCAAGGCCTTGCAGCAGCTGGCCGCGAGTGCGGCGGATGACGAAGGTCAGGCGCCGCGTGATGCGCTGGAACAATTGCTTGCTGCGCGCATGGGGCAATTGCTCGGACTTGAACGGCTGGGCATCGATCGCGACTTTTTTGCAGCCGGCGGCCATTCGTTGCTGGTGATCAAACTGGTGGCGGGGATTCGCAAGCTGTTGCAGTGCGATGTTCATCCGGGACTGGTCTTCGATCATCCGACCGTGGCGTCACTGGCGCTCGCCTTGCGGGCGGTGGAAAGCAGCCCCGGTCAGTTGGAGAAACTCGCCCAGGTGCGTTTGCGCATGGATGCCATGAGCCCGGAAGACAAGGCGCGGCTGGCTGAGCAGGCGCGTCAGTTGCAGGCCGCGAAGGCGGCTCAGAACGGTTGA
- a CDS encoding TonB-dependent siderophore receptor, with protein sequence MSAIHELKPLFKALVMSRSLRSRRVLTGLGLVCVLPLSSQVMAEEFSINIPAQSLPQALQAFGQQTNQQVIYNADDVAGLKSTRVSGKMSPQAAITELLRGTGVRYSFEGNTLMLVRGTATEGLELGATTISAQHANATTEGSNSYTSNAVTIGKGTHTLKEIPQSVTVMTRKQMDDQDLVDLKDALNQTTGVVGLQGVGKGLIVSSRGFQIDDWQYDGVPIPRNTYSLGNWATQDLIFFDRLEILRGASGLLQGTGSPGGAINLVRKRGQNAPTVTVTGKAGSWDHYGLQVDAGGPLNQAGTIRGRVVADQDQSNSFIDYDWSRTLSLYGALDIDLRDDTTLGLAVSRSDGDSRPSIRGLPRYADGKMPDIKRSTYTGSRWNSSDIDVTTVYADLEHRFNDDWAFKVGAVQMTESNKAKNQRVQSAGDGLEADGTGVQYADFVTDFDSTKVGLDMNLNGKFEAFSMQQEVMLGGNFSQIETDDQLARTFNNSSDTIFDLNHNRPDISYESLISATGGRGTLSKYDIRQKGLYGTWRVKPVDDLTLVLGSRVSWYDYSYKSKTQTSSGITPNDPSTSNETGEVTPYAGIVYDLSREWAVYASYTDVFQPQTNRDAGGTVLKPVIGSNYEIGLKGELMDGRVNTSLAVFRYDQENRAVNDIAGGMECDGWYCSKASGKVRSQGIDAEISGEVVENLQLFAGYTYNTTKYLEDPTNEGRVFSTWTPKHMLRMWANYQLPGDWSRVSTGLGFTTQSHTLGYEGTYDVAGYTVWNARVGYQLSPEIGLAVNANNLFDKKYISAGYNQLDGNNNFGDPRNLMFTVKYTPQF encoded by the coding sequence ATGTCAGCAATTCATGAGTTGAAACCTCTGTTCAAGGCACTCGTCATGTCCCGCAGCCTGCGTTCGCGCCGAGTGCTGACCGGGCTGGGACTGGTTTGCGTGTTGCCGCTCAGTTCGCAGGTGATGGCTGAAGAGTTCAGCATCAACATCCCTGCGCAATCGCTGCCGCAAGCTCTGCAAGCGTTTGGTCAGCAGACCAACCAGCAAGTGATCTACAACGCCGATGACGTGGCCGGTCTGAAAAGCACCCGTGTCAGCGGCAAGATGAGCCCGCAGGCGGCCATCACCGAATTGCTCAGGGGCACTGGCGTACGCTACAGCTTCGAGGGCAACACCCTGATGCTGGTGCGCGGCACCGCCACCGAAGGCCTGGAGCTGGGCGCGACCACCATCAGCGCACAGCATGCGAACGCGACCACCGAAGGCAGCAACTCGTACACCTCCAACGCCGTGACCATCGGCAAGGGCACCCACACCCTGAAGGAAATTCCGCAGTCGGTCACGGTGATGACCCGTAAACAAATGGACGACCAGGACCTGGTCGACCTCAAGGACGCCCTCAACCAGACCACCGGTGTGGTGGGCCTGCAGGGCGTCGGCAAGGGTCTGATCGTGTCGTCGCGCGGTTTCCAGATCGACGACTGGCAATACGACGGTGTGCCAATCCCGCGTAACACCTACTCGCTGGGCAACTGGGCGACCCAGGACCTGATCTTCTTCGATCGCCTGGAAATCCTGCGCGGTGCCTCCGGCCTGCTGCAAGGCACCGGCAGCCCGGGCGGCGCCATCAACCTGGTGCGCAAGCGCGGCCAGAACGCACCGACCGTGACCGTGACCGGCAAGGCCGGCTCCTGGGATCACTACGGCCTGCAAGTGGACGCGGGCGGCCCGCTGAACCAGGCCGGCACCATTCGCGGCCGTGTCGTCGCTGACCAGGATCAGAGCAACTCCTTCATCGATTACGACTGGAGCCGCACCCTCTCGCTGTATGGCGCGCTGGACATCGATCTGCGCGACGACACCACCCTGGGTCTGGCGGTCAGCCGTTCCGACGGCGATTCGCGTCCGAGCATTCGCGGCCTGCCACGCTACGCCGACGGCAAGATGCCGGACATCAAGCGTTCGACCTACACCGGTTCGCGCTGGAACAGCTCGGACATCGACGTCACGACGGTGTATGCGGATCTTGAACACCGCTTCAACGACGACTGGGCGTTCAAGGTCGGCGCGGTGCAGATGACCGAGAGCAACAAGGCGAAAAACCAGCGGGTACAAAGTGCCGGCGACGGCCTCGAAGCGGATGGCACCGGCGTGCAGTACGCCGACTTCGTGACCGATTTCGACTCCACCAAGGTCGGCCTGGACATGAACCTGAACGGCAAGTTCGAAGCCTTCTCGATGCAGCAGGAAGTCATGCTGGGGGGCAACTTTTCCCAGATCGAAACCGACGACCAGCTCGCCCGTACGTTCAATAACAGCAGCGATACGATCTTCGACCTCAATCACAACCGCCCGGACATCAGCTACGAAAGCCTGATCAGCGCCACAGGTGGTCGCGGCACACTGAGCAAATACGACATTCGCCAGAAAGGTCTGTACGGCACCTGGCGAGTCAAGCCGGTCGACGACCTGACCCTGGTGCTCGGTTCCCGTGTCAGCTGGTACGACTACAGCTACAAATCGAAAACCCAGACGAGCAGCGGCATTACCCCCAACGATCCAAGCACCTCGAACGAAACCGGGGAAGTCACGCCTTACGCCGGTATCGTGTATGACCTGAGCCGCGAATGGGCGGTGTATGCGAGCTACACCGACGTGTTCCAGCCGCAGACCAACCGTGATGCCGGCGGCACCGTGCTCAAGCCGGTGATCGGCAGCAACTACGAAATCGGCCTCAAGGGCGAGCTGATGGACGGGCGGGTCAACACCTCCCTGGCCGTCTTCCGCTACGACCAGGAAAACCGTGCCGTCAACGACATCGCCGGTGGCATGGAGTGCGACGGCTGGTACTGCTCGAAGGCCTCGGGCAAGGTTCGCAGCCAGGGTATCGACGCGGAAATCAGCGGTGAAGTCGTAGAGAACCTGCAGTTGTTCGCCGGTTACACCTACAACACCACCAAGTACCTGGAAGACCCGACCAACGAAGGTCGCGTGTTCAGCACCTGGACGCCTAAACACATGCTGCGCATGTGGGCCAACTACCAGTTGCCTGGCGACTGGAGCCGTGTCAGCACCGGCCTGGGCTTCACTACCCAGAGCCACACGCTGGGTTACGAAGGTACCTACGACGTGGCAGGCTACACCGTGTGGAACGCCCGTGTCGGCTACCAGCTGAGCCCGGAAATCGGTCTGGCAGTGAACGCCAACAACCTGTTCGACAAGAAGTACATCTCGGCCGGCTACAACCAGCTCGATGGCAACAACAACTTCGGTGACCCTCGCAACCTGATGTTCACCGTGAAGTACACCCCGCAGTTCTGA
- a CDS encoding amino acid adenylation domain-containing protein translates to MNDLLDDEVLALLMADAGEHSQGIPARARPAPAPLSFAQQRLWFVQQLNPDSAAYNLPRAVRITGELQPSRLEAALNKVIERHDILRSAIVEIDGIAMQVLDEQATLTLGHEDLRDLNAEQREQQVTRRIHSEAGRPFDLGLAPLIRATLLQVADDEHVLLLNMHHIASDAWSNAILLQDLGQAYARAGAGDLSPLRRPGIQYADYATWQRGEYLDSAACRASAEYWQNYLGQALPPLDMPVDFPRSEQHSHPAGKHDFSLPTPLAQTLNRFCQQQGLTPFVVALGAWQLLLARYSGQHDFTVGVPNATRNRSETQELVGFFVSTQVYRVRIDPQSPARDFLQRLRQETLAALDHADYPLELSFDDLQLQSSQQVNPLFQVLFNWRTDAASAVPLTLGDLALDFLESGTRQAKFDLSLDVSYSLRGLDANIEYSSDLYTPATIERLAGHWQNLLMALTEDSNRALGELPLLSEDEQRTQLEQWNPPAAALPAEGVHQLFERQAATTPDAIALICDDVQLSYARLNSAANALAHRLIEREVGPEVRVGIAVERSAQMIISLLAVLKAGGVYVPLDPDYPQDRLTWMIEDSGLSVLLTQRSLLECLPAVPAVSVLCVDELDLLEAQRSDNPVCRTQSNNLAYVMFTSGSTGRPKGVGITQGALTRHARVALEFLGLTPQDRSLQFATFNFDAFVEQLYPALICGASVVLRGPDIWDSETWYRQLLDKRFTVSDLTTTYWNMLARDFAAAGERDYAGLRMVIVGGEAMPPEGVAAWGQAGLGHVRLLNTYGPTETTVSSTVLDCSDYVTGLTALPRSMPIGRPLGGRAIYLLDAGGQPVPVGVVGELVISGELLARGYFKRPELTAERFMPDPFSRDGGRLYRTGDLARHRADGVIEYVGRLDHQVKIRGFRIELGEIETSLLQSPAVREALVIAREGSAGLQLTGYVVASAGDALNDTQRAELRDTLKADLRSRLPAYMVPSHLMVLDAMPVSPNGKLDRKALPLPDVSQTQAAFNAPETALEKALAELWQESLKVERVGLDDNFFELGGHSILAIQFIAALKARLGIKLALQQMLAHPTIEALARFIALEHQQQAQCVVELSTAGSSAPPLFCLHPSGGIVFCYQPLAKRLSPHARTFGVMHKGFADKDSNAQTWAEMVAEYTQQIVEKQPVGPYRLMGWSLGGAIAMDVAAELERQGKRVTFLGLVDTTLPDSALPADVPRKPLEEDNPDHFSARNELSVAVEMFSLMFAHLEEPAARFIADHPEVDLKGFYHWASQQASTREEDMVATLEAIRQEIMNAQAFSIHDRLVKSFDAFALPTLKVEASCWWSLSHKTLEQVQHSEQVLREHTVSGQLQGSVHSPLPHRSMIYGESLLESFETVFLACEAALHD, encoded by the coding sequence ATGAACGACTTACTCGATGATGAGGTACTGGCGCTGCTGATGGCAGATGCCGGCGAACATTCCCAAGGCATTCCTGCCCGCGCCCGTCCGGCCCCGGCACCGCTCTCTTTCGCCCAGCAGCGATTGTGGTTCGTGCAGCAACTGAACCCCGACAGCGCCGCCTACAACTTGCCGCGCGCCGTGCGCATCACAGGCGAGCTGCAACCCTCGCGCCTGGAAGCGGCGCTGAACAAGGTCATCGAGCGCCATGACATCCTGCGCAGCGCCATCGTCGAGATCGACGGCATCGCCATGCAGGTGCTCGACGAACAAGCCACACTGACGCTGGGCCATGAAGACCTGCGCGACCTGAACGCCGAGCAACGGGAACAACAGGTCACCCGCCGCATTCACAGCGAAGCCGGCCGGCCATTCGATCTGGGCCTGGCCCCGTTGATCCGGGCGACGCTGCTGCAGGTCGCGGACGATGAGCACGTGCTGTTGCTGAACATGCACCACATCGCGTCGGACGCCTGGTCCAACGCGATTCTCCTGCAGGATCTGGGACAGGCCTATGCACGCGCCGGTGCCGGCGACCTTTCACCGCTGCGCCGTCCGGGCATTCAATACGCCGATTACGCGACGTGGCAGCGTGGCGAATACCTCGACAGTGCCGCGTGCCGTGCCAGCGCCGAGTACTGGCAGAACTACCTCGGACAGGCCTTGCCGCCCCTCGACATGCCCGTGGACTTCCCCCGCAGCGAGCAGCACAGCCATCCGGCGGGCAAACATGATTTCAGCCTGCCGACGCCTCTGGCCCAAACACTCAACCGGTTCTGCCAGCAACAGGGCCTGACACCGTTCGTGGTCGCACTGGGCGCCTGGCAACTGCTGCTCGCGCGCTACAGCGGCCAGCATGACTTCACCGTGGGCGTGCCCAACGCCACGCGCAATCGCAGCGAAACCCAGGAGCTGGTGGGCTTCTTTGTCAGCACCCAGGTCTACCGTGTACGCATCGACCCGCAATCGCCGGCCAGGGATTTCCTCCAGCGCCTGCGCCAGGAAACCCTGGCCGCGCTGGATCACGCCGACTACCCACTGGAATTGAGCTTCGACGACCTGCAGTTGCAGAGCAGCCAGCAGGTCAATCCGCTGTTTCAAGTGCTGTTCAACTGGCGCACCGACGCGGCCAGCGCGGTGCCGCTGACGCTGGGCGATCTGGCGCTGGACTTCCTTGAAAGCGGCACCCGTCAGGCGAAATTCGACCTGTCGCTGGACGTCAGCTATTCGTTGCGCGGGCTCGACGCCAACATCGAATACAGCAGCGATTTGTACACCCCGGCGACCATCGAGCGGCTGGCCGGGCACTGGCAGAATCTGCTAATGGCCCTCACCGAAGACTCGAACCGCGCCCTTGGCGAACTGCCGCTGTTGAGCGAGGACGAACAGCGCACGCAGCTTGAGCAATGGAACCCGCCCGCCGCCGCGCTACCCGCCGAAGGCGTGCACCAGTTGTTCGAACGCCAGGCCGCAACCACCCCGGACGCGATCGCGCTGATCTGCGACGACGTGCAACTGAGCTACGCCCGGCTCAACTCGGCGGCCAACGCACTGGCGCACAGGCTGATCGAGCGTGAAGTCGGCCCGGAAGTTCGGGTGGGCATCGCTGTGGAACGTTCGGCGCAGATGATCATCAGCCTGCTGGCGGTGCTCAAGGCCGGGGGCGTGTACGTTCCGCTCGACCCTGATTACCCGCAGGATCGCCTGACGTGGATGATCGAAGACAGCGGCCTGAGCGTCCTGCTGACCCAGCGTTCGCTGCTCGAATGCCTGCCTGCGGTGCCGGCGGTCAGCGTCCTGTGCGTCGATGAACTCGACCTGCTTGAGGCGCAGCGCAGCGACAACCCCGTTTGCCGTACACAGAGCAACAACCTCGCCTACGTGATGTTCACCTCCGGCTCCACCGGGCGCCCGAAAGGCGTGGGCATCACTCAGGGCGCGCTGACCCGGCATGCCCGGGTCGCCCTGGAATTCCTCGGCCTGACGCCGCAGGATCGCTCCCTGCAATTTGCCACGTTCAATTTCGACGCCTTTGTCGAACAGCTTTACCCGGCCCTGATCTGTGGCGCTTCGGTGGTATTGCGCGGGCCGGACATCTGGGACAGCGAAACCTGGTATCGCCAGTTGCTCGACAAGCGATTCACCGTCAGCGACCTGACGACCACCTACTGGAACATGCTGGCTCGGGATTTCGCTGCCGCCGGCGAGCGCGACTATGCCGGCCTGCGAATGGTGATCGTCGGTGGCGAGGCCATGCCGCCGGAAGGTGTCGCGGCCTGGGGTCAGGCCGGTCTCGGCCATGTGCGCTTGCTCAACACCTACGGGCCGACGGAAACCACCGTCAGCTCGACCGTGCTCGATTGCAGCGACTACGTCACCGGGCTCACCGCCCTGCCCCGCAGCATGCCGATCGGACGCCCGCTGGGCGGGCGCGCCATCTACCTGCTCGACGCCGGTGGGCAACCGGTGCCGGTGGGCGTGGTCGGCGAACTGGTGATCAGCGGCGAGCTGTTGGCCCGTGGCTACTTCAAGCGACCGGAACTGACGGCCGAACGGTTCATGCCTGACCCGTTCAGTCGTGATGGCGGGCGTCTCTACCGCACCGGCGACCTGGCCCGTCATCGCGCCGACGGCGTCATCGAATACGTCGGCCGTCTCGACCACCAGGTGAAAATTCGCGGGTTCCGCATCGAACTCGGTGAAATCGAAACGAGCCTGCTGCAATCCCCGGCCGTACGCGAAGCGCTGGTCATCGCGCGAGAAGGCTCCGCCGGCCTGCAACTGACCGGTTATGTCGTGGCCAGCGCCGGTGACGCCTTGAACGACACCCAACGCGCCGAACTGCGCGACACCCTCAAGGCCGATCTCAGAAGCCGCTTGCCCGCGTACATGGTGCCCAGCCATCTGATGGTGCTGGACGCCATGCCCGTCAGCCCGAATGGCAAACTGGATCGCAAAGCCCTGCCGTTGCCGGACGTCAGCCAGACACAAGCCGCGTTCAATGCGCCCGAAACAGCGCTGGAAAAAGCCCTCGCCGAACTCTGGCAGGAGTCGCTGAAGGTCGAGCGGGTGGGCCTCGACGACAACTTCTTCGAACTGGGCGGGCATTCGATTCTGGCCATCCAGTTCATCGCTGCGCTCAAGGCACGGCTCGGCATCAAACTGGCGCTGCAACAGATGCTCGCTCACCCGACGATCGAAGCGCTCGCGCGATTCATCGCCCTGGAGCACCAGCAGCAGGCGCAATGCGTGGTCGAGCTCAGCACTGCGGGTTCTTCCGCCCCGCCGCTGTTCTGCCTGCACCCCAGCGGCGGCATCGTGTTCTGCTATCAGCCATTGGCCAAACGCCTGAGTCCCCATGCCCGCACCTTCGGGGTCATGCACAAAGGGTTTGCCGACAAGGATTCGAACGCCCAGACCTGGGCGGAAATGGTCGCCGAATACACCCAGCAGATCGTTGAAAAACAGCCCGTCGGTCCTTATCGACTGATGGGCTGGTCGCTGGGCGGCGCGATTGCCATGGACGTTGCCGCCGAGCTGGAGCGCCAGGGCAAGCGCGTGACGTTCCTCGGTCTGGTCGACACCACGCTGCCGGACAGCGCACTGCCGGCGGATGTGCCGCGCAAACCGCTGGAGGAAGACAACCCGGACCACTTCAGTGCGCGCAACGAACTGTCGGTCGCCGTGGAAATGTTCAGCCTGATGTTCGCCCACCTGGAAGAGCCGGCGGCGCGTTTTATCGCCGACCACCCGGAAGTCGACCTCAAGGGCTTCTACCACTGGGCCAGCCAGCAAGCGTCCACCCGCGAGGAAGACATGGTGGCGACCCTCGAAGCGATCCGTCAGGAAATCATGAACGCCCAGGCATTCTCCATCCATGATCGCCTGGTGAAGTCCTTCGATGCGTTTGCGCTGCCGACCCTCAAGGTCGAGGCCAGTTGCTGGTGGTCGCTGTCCCACAAGACGCTGGAACAGGTGCAGCATTCGGAACAGGTCTTGCGCGAACATACGGTCAGCGGGCAGTTGCAGGGCTCGGTTCATTCACCCCTGCCGCACCGCAGCATGATCTACGGCGAGTCCTTGCTGGAGTCCTTCGAAACGGTGTTTCTGGCCTGTGAGGCCGCACTGCACGACTGA